From the genome of Abyssicoccus albus, one region includes:
- a CDS encoding undecaprenyl-diphosphate phosphatase — translation MEQLFDWIEFLKYVFLGLVQGVTEPIPISSSGHLVLLQEFLGIGAKGFTFEILVNTASLIAVVIIYWNDIVQLFIHFLQYIGGKRSKEVIEDFKFVMYLIIATIPAGILGLLLEDFIGDYKSALLVGIMLIVTGIALWVIRNNRGKKFDGDLTLKDAIIVGFAQAVALIPGISRSGATIVGAMGVGMNQKTALKFSFLLYIPISLGTALLGIKDIINEPPTQNMVIAYIGAFTASLVASYISLKWLQGIMAKGNLFIFSLYCFIVGPLVIILSFFF, via the coding sequence ATGGAGCAATTATTCGATTGGATAGAGTTTTTGAAATACGTATTTTTAGGATTAGTTCAAGGCGTTACCGAACCAATCCCTATTTCCAGTAGTGGACACCTTGTATTACTACAAGAATTTTTAGGTATTGGGGCAAAGGGATTTACGTTTGAAATTTTAGTCAATACAGCGTCTTTAATTGCTGTCGTCATTATTTATTGGAATGATATCGTACAATTATTCATTCATTTTCTACAATATATTGGTGGCAAACGTTCAAAAGAAGTCATCGAAGACTTCAAATTTGTCATGTATTTAATCATCGCAACGATTCCAGCTGGTATATTAGGCTTGTTATTAGAAGACTTTATAGGAGATTATAAAAGTGCTTTACTTGTAGGTATCATGCTAATTGTTACAGGTATTGCATTGTGGGTCATTCGTAATAATCGTGGGAAAAAATTCGACGGCGACTTAACGTTGAAAGATGCTATTATTGTTGGATTTGCTCAAGCTGTTGCATTAATCCCAGGAATTAGTAGAAGTGGTGCAACAATCGTCGGTGCAATGGGTGTTGGTATGAATCAAAAGACTGCATTAAAGTTCTCTTTCTTATTGTACATTCCTATTAGCTTAGGGACTGCACTACTCGGTATTAAAGACATTATTAACGAACCACCAACTCAAAATATGGTCATTGCTTATATCGGTGCCTTTACTGCATCTCTTGTTGCAAGCTATATTTCATTGAAATGGTTACAAGGTATTATGGCGAAAGGCAATTTATTTATTTTTAGCCTATATTGCTTCATTGTAGGACCACTAGTTATCATATTATCTTTTTTCTTTTAA
- a CDS encoding YjzD family protein, protein MKYIITLFWGVLLFHMVNFILNSLAGGGPMDLVQATIASLIFGVIVILFALVLDLLAPKVDEESTHH, encoded by the coding sequence ATGAAATATATTATCACATTATTTTGGGGCGTTTTATTATTTCATATGGTCAATTTCATATTAAATAGTTTAGCAGGCGGTGGTCCAATGGATCTTGTACAGGCTACGATTGCAAGTTTAATTTTTGGTGTCATTGTTATCCTCTTTGCATTGGTTTTAGATTTGTTAGCACCTAAAGTTGATGAGGAGTCAACGCATCATTAA
- a CDS encoding metal-sulfur cluster assembly factor: MEESMKDSLLGALENVIDPELGIDIVNLGLVYNVDMDEDGVVNVEMTLTSMGCPMGPQIVEQVNTAVMELPEVKDVNVHIVWNPPWDKDMMSRYAKIALGVS, encoded by the coding sequence ATGGAAGAATCAATGAAAGATAGTTTACTTGGAGCACTTGAAAACGTCATTGATCCAGAGCTTGGAATCGATATCGTTAACTTAGGATTAGTATATAATGTCGATATGGATGAAGATGGTGTTGTCAATGTTGAAATGACATTAACTTCAATGGGTTGTCCAATGGGTCCACAAATAGTTGAGCAAGTGAATACTGCAGTGATGGAGTTACCTGAAGTTAAAGATGTCAATGTACACATTGTCTGGAATCCACCATGGGATAAAGACATGATGTCACGTTATGCAAAAATTGCACTTGGTGTAAGCTAA
- the clpB gene encoding ATP-dependent chaperone ClpB, whose product MDMNKLTISVAEALNSARELAIEKQQQQINATMLMLALMNAEGSLMERILFKAEIDIGTYIKRLKEDLDQCNTKISGDSVQYGQYLSTDLNQVMISAEKVMNQFDDDFISQEHILLSAIDHHTVSKNYLKKEKKEIEFAIEKIRGGNHVNTQNPEVQYEALEKYGRDLVKEVKEGKMDPVIGRDEEIRNTIRIISRKRKNNPVLIGEPGVGKTAIVEGLAQRIVNRDVPESLLDKTIFELDLSALVAGAKYRGEFEERLKAVLKEIKDSEGRIILFIDEIHMLVGAGKTDGAMDASNMLKPMLARGELHCIGATTLNEYREYIEKDSALERRFQKVNVSEPTIEDTISILRGLKERYEVHHGVRIQDRALVSAAELADRYITDRFLPDKAIDLVDQACATINTEMGSNPTELDALNRKVMQLEIEAQALKKEEDELSQNRLKELEDELSEAKSEQQDLQQKIQVEKDKIQVVQNKRTELDQYKQQLEEAERQYELEKAAELRHGKIPELEQQLKALEEEYKEQNDQTTRYIREVVTEDEIGTIVSQWTGIPVNKLVETEKEKLLNLSSILHQRVVGQGEAVELVSDAVLRARAGIKDPNRPIGSFLFLGPTGVGKTELAKSLAESMFDSEKHMIRIDMSEYMEKHTVARLIGAPPGYIGHEEGGQLTEAVRRKPYSVVLLDEVEKAHPEVFNVLLQMLDEGHLTDSKGRTVDFKNTIIIMTSNIGSEYLLDGINSEGMITEEAREQVQNSLHAHFKPEILNRMDDIVIFKPLQQSEMTRIVDKLIGELNKRLKDQHLLLNVSDDVKEWIATEAYDVQFGARPLKRFIQRQIETPLARFIIREGLEEGCTINVVRQGSEVQFQMNGE is encoded by the coding sequence ATGGATATGAACAAATTAACAATATCTGTCGCAGAAGCATTAAACAGTGCTCGAGAACTCGCCATTGAAAAGCAACAACAACAAATTAACGCGACAATGTTAATGTTAGCATTAATGAACGCCGAAGGCTCATTAATGGAAAGGATTTTATTTAAAGCTGAAATAGACATTGGAACATATATTAAACGATTAAAAGAAGACCTTGATCAATGTAATACAAAAATATCAGGGGATTCTGTACAATATGGACAATATTTAAGTACAGATTTAAATCAAGTAATGATTAGTGCTGAGAAGGTAATGAATCAATTTGATGATGATTTTATATCACAAGAACATATACTCCTTAGTGCAATAGATCATCACACAGTATCAAAAAACTATTTGAAAAAAGAAAAAAAAGAAATTGAATTTGCAATTGAAAAAATAAGAGGGGGTAATCACGTGAATACACAAAATCCAGAAGTACAATATGAAGCGTTAGAAAAATATGGACGTGACTTAGTCAAAGAGGTAAAAGAAGGGAAAATGGATCCAGTTATAGGACGTGACGAAGAAATTAGAAATACAATTCGAATTATTAGTCGTAAAAGAAAAAATAACCCAGTCTTAATCGGAGAACCAGGTGTAGGTAAGACGGCAATCGTAGAAGGATTAGCACAACGTATCGTCAATCGTGATGTACCAGAGAGTTTGTTAGATAAAACGATTTTCGAACTGGATTTAAGTGCACTCGTTGCTGGGGCTAAATATCGTGGTGAATTCGAAGAACGATTGAAAGCGGTATTGAAAGAAATTAAGGACAGTGAAGGAAGAATTATACTATTCATTGATGAGATTCATATGCTTGTCGGTGCGGGTAAAACTGACGGAGCAATGGATGCTTCTAATATGTTAAAACCGATGCTGGCTCGTGGTGAACTGCATTGCATTGGTGCGACAACTTTGAATGAATATCGTGAATATATAGAGAAGGATAGTGCTTTAGAGCGACGATTCCAGAAGGTAAACGTGTCAGAACCTACAATCGAAGATACGATTAGTATTTTGCGTGGTTTGAAAGAACGGTATGAAGTCCATCATGGCGTAAGAATTCAAGATAGAGCGTTGGTGAGTGCAGCAGAACTTGCTGATCGTTACATTACGGATCGATTCTTACCAGATAAAGCGATAGATTTAGTTGACCAAGCGTGTGCAACGATTAATACTGAAATGGGATCTAATCCTACTGAACTGGATGCGTTAAATCGTAAAGTTATGCAACTTGAAATCGAAGCACAAGCACTAAAGAAAGAAGAAGATGAATTAAGTCAGAATAGACTTAAAGAACTAGAAGATGAATTATCTGAAGCAAAGAGTGAACAACAAGATTTGCAACAGAAAATACAAGTCGAAAAAGATAAAATTCAAGTTGTACAAAATAAAAGAACTGAGTTAGATCAATATAAGCAACAATTAGAAGAAGCGGAAAGACAGTATGAACTTGAGAAAGCTGCAGAATTAAGACATGGTAAGATTCCAGAATTAGAACAACAATTGAAAGCGTTAGAAGAAGAGTATAAAGAGCAAAATGATCAAACAACACGTTATATTCGTGAAGTCGTCACTGAAGATGAGATTGGTACAATAGTGAGTCAATGGACAGGCATTCCAGTGAACAAACTAGTCGAAACAGAAAAAGAGAAATTGTTGAACTTATCTTCTATTCTTCATCAGCGAGTTGTTGGTCAAGGTGAAGCGGTTGAACTTGTTAGTGATGCAGTATTGAGAGCACGTGCTGGTATTAAAGATCCGAATAGACCGATTGGATCATTCTTATTCTTAGGACCAACAGGAGTTGGTAAAACAGAACTTGCGAAATCACTTGCTGAATCGATGTTTGATTCTGAGAAGCATATGATTCGTATCGATATGAGTGAGTACATGGAGAAGCATACAGTTGCACGATTAATTGGTGCACCTCCTGGATATATTGGACATGAAGAAGGTGGACAATTAACAGAAGCAGTGAGAAGAAAACCATATTCAGTCGTATTATTAGATGAAGTCGAGAAAGCACATCCAGAAGTATTCAATGTCCTGTTGCAGATGTTAGATGAAGGGCATTTAACCGATTCAAAAGGACGTACTGTTGATTTCAAAAACACAATCATCATTATGACAAGTAATATTGGATCTGAATATTTATTAGATGGAATCAATTCTGAAGGTATGATTACAGAAGAGGCTCGAGAACAAGTACAAAATAGCCTTCATGCTCATTTTAAACCAGAAATTTTGAATCGAATGGATGACATTGTGATATTTAAACCACTTCAACAATCTGAGATGACTAGAATTGTCGATAAATTAATCGGTGAATTGAATAAACGATTAAAAGATCAGCATTTATTATTGAATGTATCGGATGATGTTAAAGAATGGATAGCAACAGAAGCGTATGATGTTCAATTCGGTGCAAGACCATTAAAACGATTCATTCAAAGACAGATTGAAACGCCACTTGCAAGATTCATTATTCGAGAAGGATTAGAAGAAGGTTGTACAATTAATGTAGTACGTCAAGGTAGTGAAGTTCAATTTCAGATGAATGGTGAATAA
- a CDS encoding beta-ketoacyl-ACP synthase III yields MGVGIIGLGTYVPERIMKNSDFEKFLDTNDEWISKMTGIKERRFARDDETTSDLGVNAARKAIEDANLTIDDIDLIIVATSTSNQQFPSTANIIAHELGATSIPSLDQKAACTGFIYSVITAQMYVQSNMYDNVLVIGVDKLSKIADMTDRSTAVLFGDGAGAVVVSKVSEGKGIKSHKLGSDGSGADLLYEDLNTHYLKMNGREVFRFAVRMMPEISVEVMEQCNWQPEDISLLVPHQANIRIMEAARERMNLDVDKLSVTVDRYGNTSAASIPLSMDYERQNNKLNDGDNIILVGFGGGLTYGALGLTWGK; encoded by the coding sequence ATGGGTGTTGGAATTATAGGATTAGGGACATATGTACCAGAACGTATTATGAAAAATTCAGATTTTGAAAAGTTCCTCGATACGAATGATGAATGGATTAGCAAAATGACAGGTATTAAAGAAAGAAGATTTGCAAGAGATGATGAGACAACGAGTGATTTAGGAGTGAATGCAGCAAGGAAAGCAATAGAAGATGCGAATCTAACAATCGATGATATTGATTTGATTATTGTAGCAACATCAACGAGTAATCAACAATTTCCGTCGACTGCTAATATCATTGCACATGAATTAGGTGCTACATCCATTCCTTCGTTGGATCAAAAAGCAGCATGTACCGGTTTTATATATAGTGTGATTACGGCTCAAATGTATGTTCAATCTAATATGTATGATAATGTATTGGTGATTGGTGTAGATAAATTATCAAAGATTGCAGATATGACCGATCGTTCTACTGCTGTTTTATTTGGTGATGGAGCAGGTGCCGTTGTTGTTTCGAAGGTCAGTGAAGGCAAAGGAATCAAGAGCCATAAACTAGGAAGTGATGGTTCTGGAGCAGATTTATTATATGAAGATTTAAACACACATTATTTAAAAATGAATGGTCGAGAAGTGTTTAGGTTTGCTGTAAGAATGATGCCGGAAATTTCTGTTGAAGTAATGGAACAATGTAATTGGCAACCGGAAGATATTTCTTTACTTGTTCCTCATCAGGCGAATATTCGAATTATGGAAGCGGCTAGAGAACGAATGAATCTTGATGTTGATAAATTAAGTGTGACCGTCGATCGTTATGGTAATACGAGTGCTGCAAGTATTCCGTTGTCGATGGACTATGAACGTCAAAACAATAAACTAAATGATGGAGATAACATTATACTTGTTGGTTTCGGTGGCGGACTGACTTATGGTGCGTTAGGATTAACTTGGGGGAAATAA
- a CDS encoding acyltransferase family protein: MNQRISDSKNNNSITGLIGLSIIFIVLYHLNRTVFSGGFFGVDVLLVIAGYLHTNYLLRINGHQGHQINEKMSRYMLRYLPTLMIVIVATLIIFSLMQYEPFHQLRNTALSMIFIVPNWYMIQYHDGYFDAYILEPLVHLFALGVLLQCVVIWTFICRLLFKFKSHLKAMQAIAFLMIISASAMPIVFLTAGVSRSFLGTDTRLQTFLMGALVAFISQQFNTSRFKFRYDKFVLPVVTILMVVLLIISFMTAKTTNILLYFGGTFIFSLIVGVLIWSITIRDNNIGQLIFKFKPLVLLGKRAFPLYMWHMPIIVLIRSIGFNHSIIEWLIAIIAISVLTELTYRKIQRPIEKLGFKNAIRSINWQKFIRPALIICLLILFIVSTVYINSFFKDDIKDYSSSNTEIIKDEIKLEKPEYRNVNMKKINYLYIGDGFSNDVVDQLKNDTPNLTTDVEVNRSGTGLSRILANHSEFDQRGEVMVIQLGGTLKPDLESVEDFIINHPHQHIFLINLRGNKEYSREINESYYALTNEYDNTYLIDWNYEVNTNDDYFDEESGQLNRKGKKAYSNLISKSIQIVLEGQVSKKGFQ, from the coding sequence ATGAACCAACGAATAAGCGATTCTAAAAATAATAATAGCATTACTGGATTAATCGGACTATCCATCATATTTATCGTTTTATACCACTTGAATCGAACAGTGTTTTCAGGTGGTTTTTTTGGCGTCGATGTTTTACTCGTAATTGCTGGGTACTTACATACAAATTATTTACTACGTATAAATGGTCATCAAGGCCATCAAATTAATGAAAAAATGTCTCGATACATGCTAAGGTATTTACCAACATTGATGATTGTTATCGTGGCTACATTAATCATCTTTAGCTTGATGCAATATGAACCTTTTCATCAACTCCGTAATACAGCATTGTCTATGATTTTTATTGTCCCAAATTGGTACATGATTCAATACCATGATGGTTATTTTGATGCATATATACTAGAACCATTAGTACATCTATTTGCGTTAGGTGTATTATTACAATGTGTTGTAATTTGGACTTTCATTTGTCGATTGCTATTTAAATTTAAAAGCCATCTAAAAGCAATGCAAGCGATCGCTTTTTTAATGATTATTAGTGCAAGTGCAATGCCTATTGTATTCTTGACAGCAGGTGTTTCAAGGAGTTTCTTAGGGACTGATACCCGACTACAAACATTCTTAATGGGTGCTTTAGTAGCATTTATATCACAACAATTTAACACATCACGATTTAAGTTTCGTTATGACAAATTTGTGTTACCTGTAGTGACCATTTTAATGGTTGTATTATTGATTATTTCATTTATGACAGCTAAGACGACAAATATTTTACTATATTTCGGTGGGACATTTATCTTTAGTTTGATTGTCGGTGTACTCATCTGGTCGATTACTATACGTGATAATAATATTGGGCAATTAATTTTCAAATTTAAACCGTTAGTATTACTAGGTAAACGAGCATTTCCATTATATATGTGGCACATGCCAATCATCGTACTCATTCGTTCGATAGGATTTAACCATTCAATTATTGAGTGGCTCATTGCAATCATCGCTATCAGTGTATTAACAGAATTAACATATCGTAAAATACAACGCCCTATAGAGAAGTTAGGATTTAAAAATGCAATCAGATCAATAAATTGGCAGAAATTTATAAGACCGGCATTGATTATTTGTCTGTTAATATTGTTCATTGTCAGTACTGTCTATATTAATAGTTTTTTTAAAGATGACATTAAGGATTATTCATCATCAAATACAGAAATTATTAAAGATGAAATTAAACTCGAGAAGCCAGAGTATAGAAATGTTAATATGAAAAAAATAAATTATCTCTATATTGGTGATGGATTTTCAAATGATGTAGTTGATCAATTAAAGAATGATACACCAAATTTGACAACAGATGTTGAAGTGAATAGAAGTGGAACAGGATTATCAAGAATTCTTGCGAATCATAGTGAATTTGATCAACGTGGTGAAGTCATGGTGATTCAATTAGGTGGAACGTTAAAACCAGATTTAGAATCAGTTGAGGACTTCATTATAAATCATCCTCATCAACATATATTTTTGATTAATTTAAGAGGTAATAAAGAGTATTCTAGAGAGATCAATGAAAGTTATTATGCATTGACGAATGAGTACGACAATACGTATCTCATTGATTGGAATTATGAAGTGAATACGAATGATGATTATTTTGATGAAGAATCGGGTCAATTAAATCGTAAAGGAAAAAAAGCATATAGTAATTTGATCAGCAAATCAATTCAAATTGTGTTAGAAGGGCAAGTAAGCAAGAAAGGATTCCAATAA
- a CDS encoding Cof-type HAD-IIB family hydrolase, translating into MEKHLICLDLDGTLLSNQKEILPFTKKVLLELKAQGHILMIATGRPYRATEKYYNELSLSTPVVNFNGAFVHHPTDLYFKTVHETLDLQIAKDIIEELHDLKIQNVVAEVKDQVFIHYHDSLLIDEFSMGNPTILHGNLAELMDEHSTSILIQAEERHIKDIREHLTNIYAEAIEHRRWGDPFPVIELVKKGINKAQGIMYVKEKLDLNGVKTIAFGDEDNDLEMIKYADIGVAMHNGINDLKSVATHTTLSNEEDGIGHFLNDYFNLEMEE; encoded by the coding sequence ATGGAAAAACATTTAATTTGTTTAGATTTAGATGGCACATTACTATCAAATCAAAAAGAAATTTTACCTTTTACAAAAAAAGTACTATTAGAGCTTAAAGCTCAAGGACATATACTCATGATAGCGACTGGAAGACCATATCGTGCAACAGAAAAATATTACAATGAACTTTCTTTAAGTACACCTGTTGTCAACTTTAATGGCGCATTCGTTCATCATCCAACAGATTTATATTTTAAAACAGTCCATGAAACATTAGATTTGCAAATTGCAAAGGATATCATTGAAGAGTTACATGACTTAAAAATTCAAAATGTCGTTGCTGAAGTTAAAGATCAAGTCTTTATACACTACCATGATTCATTACTGATTGATGAATTTAGTATGGGTAACCCTACGATTTTACACGGTAATCTTGCTGAATTAATGGACGAACACTCAACAAGTATACTCATCCAGGCAGAAGAACGACATATTAAGGACATTAGAGAGCACTTGACGAATATTTACGCAGAAGCGATTGAACATAGACGTTGGGGCGACCCATTTCCAGTCATCGAACTTGTTAAAAAAGGAATCAATAAAGCTCAAGGTATTATGTATGTTAAAGAAAAGCTTGATTTAAATGGTGTAAAGACAATAGCATTTGGGGATGAAGATAACGACTTAGAAATGATTAAATATGCTGACATTGGTGTTGCAATGCATAATGGAATAAATGATTTAAAATCTGTTGCGACACATACAACATTATCCAATGAAGAAGATGGGATAGGACACTTTTTGAATGATTACTTTAACTTAGAAATGGAGGAATAA
- a CDS encoding DegV family protein — MVRLITDSGADLSVDYLQAHNVEFIPFTLTIDGETYTDQHDITTDGVLQAIKDKRNVKTQQASPEQLLNAFTKVAKTGEDAIYICFSSELSGTYQTAKLIYDDVLNNYPDFNLTIVDTHAASMGQGLIVNRAIDHNNHYNHLDDILSAIQRDIENIIHYFTVDDLHHLAQGGRLSKGSAFLGSVMNIKPLLHVENGKLVPFEKHRGTKKLIKSMVNHFDKQAQSSVKKHIAICHADAIESAETLKQELLNIRPDAEIDIYNIGPIIGCHTGMGCFTLFFFKELDDE, encoded by the coding sequence ATGGTAAGACTCATTACTGACTCAGGTGCTGATTTATCAGTCGATTATTTACAAGCTCATAATGTTGAATTCATTCCCTTCACGTTGACGATTGATGGAGAAACTTATACAGATCAACATGACATTACGACAGATGGTGTCTTACAGGCTATAAAAGATAAGAGAAATGTTAAAACACAACAAGCATCTCCTGAACAACTACTTAATGCTTTTACTAAAGTTGCAAAAACTGGTGAAGACGCAATATATATATGCTTTAGTAGTGAATTAAGCGGGACTTATCAAACGGCTAAATTAATATATGATGATGTGTTAAATAATTATCCAGACTTTAACTTAACAATTGTTGATACACACGCTGCAAGTATGGGACAAGGTCTGATTGTAAATCGTGCAATTGATCATAATAATCATTATAATCACCTTGACGATATATTATCCGCGATTCAACGCGATATAGAAAATATTATACATTACTTTACAGTCGATGATTTACATCATTTAGCACAAGGTGGCCGATTATCTAAGGGGTCAGCATTTTTAGGTAGTGTGATGAACATCAAACCACTCCTTCATGTTGAAAATGGCAAGCTTGTACCATTTGAAAAGCATCGTGGTACGAAGAAACTAATTAAAAGTATGGTCAACCACTTTGATAAACAAGCACAATCATCTGTAAAAAAACATATCGCAATCTGTCACGCAGATGCCATTGAATCTGCCGAAACGTTGAAGCAAGAACTTTTAAATATTAGACCCGATGCTGAAATCGATATTTACAATATCGGACCAATCATCGGTTGTCATACTGGAATGGGTTGCTTCACACTATTTTTCTTCAAGGAGTTAGACGATGAATAA
- a CDS encoding CoA-disulfide reductase, producing MNKRIIIIGGVAGGATVASQIRRLDDQCDIVIYEKRPSFSFANCGLPYHLSHEVEDIESLYAASVDEFDNKRNIKVHLNHEVINIDTKVNKITIKDEHNEQTTDTYDFLILSPGAHAKRLEVRGQHRQFVLHNIEQLEDIESSIKTHDIQNVTIIGAGYIALEAAENLKERGLNVSIINRSDQYYKAVDRQFNDDLRDTLLSNDIKLYEHCEVDQIDAHQVILNNGQTILSDLVITAIGITPSTQFIQSSQIDLIDDKFIKVNALNQTSVDNVYALGDAIMTRRAIDNQPIHLPLAWITHRDATTIAHHITNTKIDKPSQGVYSASIIRLFDLTIATVGLKESELTDEYIKIEHSGYDRAGYMPDKEKIQIIVYIDPSTHQVARASAIGGRDVSKYIDLITMSMMNQMVVEDFINIEPTYSPPYASPKSIINMIGYKAINAFKK from the coding sequence ATGAATAAGCGTATCATTATCATTGGTGGTGTTGCAGGTGGTGCGACTGTAGCAAGCCAGATTAGACGTTTAGATGATCAATGCGACATTGTCATTTACGAAAAACGACCATCCTTTAGTTTTGCAAACTGTGGCTTACCATATCATTTAAGTCATGAAGTTGAAGACATTGAATCATTATATGCAGCGTCAGTGGATGAATTCGACAACAAAAGAAACATCAAAGTTCACTTAAATCATGAAGTCATAAATATTGACACAAAGGTCAATAAAATTACAATAAAGGATGAACACAACGAACAAACGACAGACACTTACGATTTTTTGATTTTATCACCAGGTGCTCATGCTAAGCGCTTAGAAGTGAGAGGTCAGCACCGGCAATTCGTCCTTCATAATATTGAACAACTTGAAGATATCGAATCATCGATTAAGACACATGATATTCAAAACGTGACCATTATTGGGGCTGGTTACATTGCTTTAGAAGCAGCAGAGAACTTGAAAGAAAGAGGATTAAATGTTTCTATCATCAATCGAAGTGATCAATATTACAAAGCTGTAGATAGACAATTCAATGATGACTTAAGAGATACTTTATTATCTAATGATATTAAGCTGTATGAACATTGTGAAGTCGATCAGATCGATGCACATCAAGTAATATTAAACAATGGACAAACAATTTTATCTGACTTAGTTATTACTGCAATTGGTATAACACCATCAACTCAGTTTATTCAATCGAGTCAGATTGATTTAATAGATGACAAATTTATTAAAGTCAACGCATTAAATCAAACGTCTGTCGATAATGTATATGCATTAGGAGATGCGATCATGACAAGACGTGCGATAGATAATCAACCGATTCACTTACCATTAGCATGGATCACACACCGAGATGCAACGACCATCGCACATCACATTACAAATACAAAGATAGATAAACCTTCTCAAGGTGTATATAGTGCATCCATTATTCGACTGTTTGATTTAACGATTGCTACTGTCGGTTTGAAAGAATCAGAATTAACGGATGAATACATTAAGATAGAACATTCAGGTTATGATCGAGCAGGTTATATGCCAGATAAAGAAAAAATTCAAATCATTGTTTATATCGATCCATCTACCCATCAAGTTGCCAGAGCTTCAGCAATCGGTGGACGTGATGTCAGTAAGTATATTGATTTAATCACAATGTCGATGATGAATCAGATGGTTGTTGAAGACTTCATCAATATCGAACCTACATATTCACCACCATACGCAAGTCCTAAATCTATAATAAATATGATTGGATATAAAGCAATCAATGCATTTAAGAAATAA
- a CDS encoding Crp/Fnr family transcriptional regulator, protein MLKNKLEHTPYSVINFIRENGTQVSFKKNEYIYQATDQREYIYLILNGQVVISRSFENGKEFAMKLLSTFGLFGSTEIYPLQPTYQNDAQARSDVVLVKMDTEVFERSVLEDQVLTYEWIQWLQIDNTRKESRIRDLFQCGKKGSLYSTLIRLSNSYGLTIDGGILLDISLTNQELANFTGSSREVMNRMLNELVKLNIISIDRKKITLHNIDYLRQEISCEECISSICRIE, encoded by the coding sequence ATGTTAAAAAACAAACTAGAACACACTCCGTATTCTGTCATTAATTTCATTAGAGAAAATGGCACTCAAGTGTCGTTCAAAAAAAATGAGTACATTTACCAAGCGACAGATCAACGTGAATACATTTATTTAATATTAAATGGTCAAGTCGTTATTTCGAGAAGCTTTGAGAATGGCAAAGAATTTGCGATGAAACTTCTGAGTACATTTGGTCTATTCGGATCTACAGAAATTTATCCTTTGCAACCAACGTATCAAAACGATGCACAAGCAAGATCTGACGTTGTACTTGTCAAAATGGATACTGAAGTATTTGAACGTAGCGTCTTAGAAGATCAAGTGTTAACATACGAATGGATCCAGTGGTTACAAATCGATAATACACGAAAAGAATCACGAATTCGCGACCTGTTTCAATGTGGTAAAAAAGGCAGTCTCTATTCAACACTCATTCGATTGTCTAACTCATACGGACTAACTATTGATGGAGGTATATTATTAGATATTTCATTAACAAATCAAGAACTCGCTAACTTTACAGGTTCATCACGAGAAGTCATGAATAGGATGTTAAACGAACTCGTTAAATTAAATATTATTTCAATTGACCGCAAAAAAATCACGCTTCACAATATTGACTATTTACGCCAAGAAATTTCATGCGAAGAATGTATTAGTTCAATTTGTCGTATAGAATAG